One window of Synechococcales cyanobacterium CNB genomic DNA carries:
- a CDS encoding ABC transporter permease — MNRVLAVAWREFVSTALTKGFIIGAVVVPLAFIAMIPVIVMLTMAAKGPKVEGEVAILDRSGVLMEAVERELSAEAISQRRNRTAKAAAEQMEQLSPLGPGASPAGSTEAALAAALGEAPVFQVVALAPDADIEAEKGRLSPTTGDDRHLAVAVIAEDAIVRSPDAEAFGGYELFVRPKLDDRVIGDIRAGMTAAILRERYRANGYSPEEIQRLTSIAASETREITATGERSSTEGLTAMLPFGFILLLMISAMVGGQYLLTTTVEEKSSRVVEVLLSAVSPMQLMTGKILGQMGVGFVLLFVYTGLGTGALAAFGLMDLIGPVKLFYLFVFFVLAYLMLASFMAAVGSAVNEMREAQSLMGPVMIVVMLPYILWLPITRDPNSTLSVVLSLVPPMSPFAMVMRLTSTQADAIPTWQVLLSIGVSAAGAYLSVWTAAKVFRVGLLMFGKPPNFRTLIRWVRMA; from the coding sequence ATGAATCGTGTGCTCGCGGTGGCGTGGCGGGAGTTCGTCTCGACTGCGCTGACGAAGGGATTCATCATCGGGGCGGTCGTGGTGCCGTTGGCGTTCATCGCGATGATCCCCGTCATCGTGATGCTGACGATGGCGGCCAAGGGACCGAAGGTGGAGGGTGAGGTCGCGATTCTGGACCGGTCGGGCGTGCTCATGGAGGCCGTGGAACGGGAACTCTCCGCCGAGGCGATCTCGCAGCGAAGGAACCGAACCGCGAAGGCCGCGGCGGAGCAGATGGAGCAACTCAGCCCGCTCGGTCCGGGTGCGTCTCCGGCCGGCTCGACGGAAGCCGCCCTGGCGGCCGCGCTCGGCGAGGCTCCGGTGTTCCAGGTCGTGGCGCTCGCGCCGGATGCCGACATCGAAGCGGAGAAGGGCCGGCTCAGCCCCACGACCGGCGACGATCGCCATTTGGCCGTCGCCGTCATCGCGGAGGACGCCATCGTCCGATCCCCCGATGCCGAGGCCTTCGGCGGGTACGAGTTGTTCGTCCGGCCCAAACTCGACGATCGGGTCATCGGCGACATCCGCGCCGGCATGACCGCGGCGATCCTGCGCGAGCGATACCGCGCGAACGGATACTCCCCGGAGGAGATTCAACGCCTCACGAGCATCGCCGCGTCGGAGACCAGAGAGATTACGGCCACGGGCGAACGCTCCTCGACCGAGGGGCTGACCGCCATGCTGCCCTTCGGCTTCATTCTGCTGCTGATGATCTCGGCGATGGTCGGCGGGCAGTACCTGCTGACGACGACCGTAGAGGAGAAGTCCAGCCGCGTCGTCGAGGTGCTGCTCAGCGCGGTCTCGCCCATGCAACTCATGACCGGAAAGATCCTCGGGCAGATGGGCGTCGGCTTCGTGCTGCTGTTCGTGTACACGGGCCTGGGCACGGGGGCGTTGGCGGCGTTCGGGCTGATGGACCTGATCGGGCCTGTCAAACTGTTCTACCTGTTCGTCTTCTTCGTGCTGGCGTACCTGATGCTGGCCTCGTTCATGGCCGCGGTCGGGAGCGCTGTGAACGAGATGCGCGAGGCGCAGTCGCTGATGGGGCCGGTGATGATCGTCGTGATGCTGCCCTACATCCTGTGGCTGCCCATCACGCGCGATCCGAACTCGACGCTCTCGGTCGTGCTGAGCCTCGTCCCCCCGATGAGTCCGTTCGCCATGGTCATGCGCCTGACAAGCACGCAGGCGGACGCCATCCCGACGTGGCAGGTTCTGCTGTCGATAGGCGTGAGCGCCGCCGGGGCGTACCTCTCGGTGTGGACCGCGGCCAAAGTCTTCCGCGTCGGCCTGCTCATGTTCGGCAAGCCGCCCAACTTCAGAACGCTCATCCGGTGGGTGCGGATGGCGTGA
- a CDS encoding acyl carrier protein, which produces MMTRDEIFEKVREVLVSALAVDEDEVTPGAVLTADLGAESIDFLDIVFKLEQAFGFKIGQGELFPDNVAQDPEYVQGGKITPKGIAALKERLPHADFASLEADPRVERVGEIFTVDAVVRFCERKLAG; this is translated from the coding sequence ATGATGACGCGAGATGAGATTTTCGAGAAGGTCCGCGAGGTGCTGGTCAGTGCCTTGGCGGTCGATGAGGACGAAGTGACGCCCGGTGCCGTCCTGACGGCGGACTTGGGCGCGGAGTCGATCGACTTCCTCGACATCGTGTTCAAGCTCGAACAGGCCTTCGGGTTCAAGATCGGTCAGGGGGAGTTGTTCCCGGACAACGTGGCGCAGGACCCCGAGTACGTTCAGGGCGGCAAGATCACGCCGAAGGGCATCGCGGCGTTGAAGGAACGCCTGCCGCACGCCGACTTCGCGTCTCTGGAAGCCGACCCACGCGTCGAGCGTGTGGGCGAGATCTTCACGGTGGACGCGGTGGTCCGGTTCTGCGAGCGGAAACTGGCCGGCTGA
- the recO gene encoding DNA repair protein RecO has product MAGHDTPDSSRRPAARRGNRPLPLRVPSCVPTVRDQAVCVRHWDWSETSQTVSVFTREHGLIRGIAKGARREKAAFSGGLELLTRGELVAIVKPSGSLATLTAWDLQETFPALRRSLATFNAGMYLADLVCHSITDEDPHPALFDALLSSLRTIGDSAAKAILHFQWATLVETGYKPALGREPAEQARAVYGFSPRAGGLVSIAQDEGDNTPSAPFWRVRSPTVELLRRLESGHSIGGDAASIDRANRLLAAYLREILGRDLPTVRWVFGKRPLTDAPPSPRAGNPRK; this is encoded by the coding sequence ATGGCAGGGCACGATACGCCGGACAGCTCGCGCCGTCCCGCTGCGCGGCGCGGGAATCGACCACTCCCGCTCCGCGTACCCTCCTGCGTGCCGACCGTGCGCGACCAGGCTGTTTGTGTGCGACATTGGGACTGGTCCGAGACGAGCCAGACCGTCTCCGTTTTCACGCGCGAGCACGGGCTGATCCGCGGCATCGCCAAGGGGGCACGCCGGGAGAAAGCCGCCTTCTCGGGCGGTCTCGAACTCCTGACCCGGGGAGAGCTCGTCGCCATCGTCAAGCCCTCCGGGTCGCTGGCCACGCTGACGGCCTGGGATCTTCAGGAGACCTTCCCCGCGCTCCGCCGTTCGCTGGCGACGTTCAACGCGGGGATGTACCTCGCCGATCTCGTCTGTCATTCGATCACGGACGAGGATCCTCACCCCGCGCTCTTCGATGCACTGCTCTCATCGCTGCGCACGATCGGCGACTCGGCCGCGAAGGCGATCCTCCACTTCCAGTGGGCGACGCTGGTCGAGACCGGCTACAAGCCCGCGCTCGGCCGGGAACCGGCGGAGCAGGCTCGCGCGGTGTACGGCTTCAGTCCCCGCGCCGGCGGGCTTGTGAGCATCGCTCAAGACGAGGGGGATAACACCCCTTCCGCTCCGTTCTGGAGGGTGCGATCACCCACTGTCGAACTCCTCCGCCGCCTCGAATCGGGACATTCGATCGGCGGTGATGCCGCGTCGATAGACCGTGCGAACCGTCTCCTCGCTGCCTACCTCCGCGAAATTCTCGGACGCGACCTGCCGACGGTTCGCTGGGTCTTCGGCAAGCGTCCCCTCACCGACGCTCCGCCCTCCCCCCGTGCTGGAAACCCCCGAAAGTAA
- a CDS encoding ATP-binding cassette domain-containing protein, whose amino-acid sequence MTDAIVMRGVNKSFGPKQAVIDMNLTVPRGALYGFIGPNGAGKTTTIRMVMAILFPDSGQLSVLGRPSAVESKDRIGYLPEERGVYKKMKVGAFLRHMGRLKGVPGRGLDAKVRAWLERMDLADCVRKKCEELSKGMQQKVQFISAVLHEPELLILDEPFSGLDPVNTRLLRDLIREQHAAGRTVIFSTHVMPQAEQICEHIVMINKGRKVLDASLPEIKARFDPHTVLVEPLNGSAESLLAGVPGVRTVTRVDGALEVSLEYGHDPHTAIRAIVEAAPVSRVELRRPTLEDVFIEIVQGSAGDGDEASLRAELRGEVEAVAALEGNR is encoded by the coding sequence GTGACCGATGCCATCGTGATGCGGGGCGTGAACAAGTCGTTCGGCCCGAAGCAGGCCGTGATCGACATGAACCTGACCGTGCCCCGCGGCGCCCTCTACGGGTTCATCGGGCCGAACGGAGCGGGAAAGACCACGACCATCCGCATGGTCATGGCCATCCTCTTCCCCGATTCGGGCCAGTTGTCCGTGCTCGGACGCCCATCGGCGGTCGAGAGCAAGGACCGCATCGGCTATCTCCCCGAGGAACGCGGCGTCTACAAGAAGATGAAGGTCGGGGCGTTTCTCCGGCACATGGGGCGACTCAAGGGCGTGCCTGGGCGCGGGCTTGATGCCAAGGTCCGGGCATGGCTGGAGCGGATGGACCTCGCCGATTGCGTGCGCAAGAAATGCGAGGAACTCTCCAAGGGCATGCAGCAGAAGGTGCAGTTCATCTCGGCGGTCTTGCACGAGCCGGAACTGCTGATCCTCGACGAGCCGTTCAGCGGGCTGGACCCGGTGAACACTCGATTGCTGCGCGACCTGATCCGCGAGCAGCACGCCGCCGGGCGAACGGTGATCTTCTCAACGCACGTCATGCCTCAGGCGGAACAGATCTGCGAGCACATCGTGATGATCAACAAGGGGCGGAAAGTGTTGGACGCGAGCCTGCCCGAGATCAAGGCCAGGTTTGACCCCCACACGGTGCTCGTGGAGCCGCTGAACGGTTCGGCCGAGAGCCTGCTGGCAGGCGTGCCGGGGGTGCGAACGGTAACGCGGGTGGACGGCGCACTGGAGGTCTCGCTGGAATACGGGCACGACCCCCACACTGCGATCCGGGCGATCGTCGAGGCCGCGCCGGTGTCGCGCGTGGAGTTGCGGCGGCCGACGCTGGAGGACGTGTTCATCGAGATCGTGCAGGGATCGGCCGGCGATGGCGACGAGGCTTCGCTGCGGGCGGAGTTGCGGGGCGAGGTGGAAGCCGTCGCCGCCCTGGAGGGGAACCGATGA
- a CDS encoding PCRF domain-containing protein, with product MPGTDALPDALVARLNAMDAELEGIERGLADPSIAADHRAARDLSIRRAALAPAVEAYRRWRTLRSEAADLRRAIEADDAELAALAKEELPLVEAEAGELAVRVKTLLVGAEDRRVGSVMLEVRAGTGGDEAGLWARDLLAIYEKYAQRRGWAFEQLDVVADPSVGGVRSAVVNIRGEGVWSELSFEAGVHSVKRVPATESQGRIHTSTATVAVLPEPEEVVVKIDWARDVQEHVTTAQGPGGQNVNKVATAVHLVHVPTGVEVRMQESKSQHQNRERARRLLAARVHEIERRRVEAERSAERRGQIGAGERSEKIRVYRYQDNIVADQRLDEKFNLQNVLAGDLTPLFAALLEQRTAERLAAL from the coding sequence ATGCCCGGAACCGACGCCCTTCCCGATGCCCTGGTCGCGCGGCTGAACGCGATGGATGCCGAGCTCGAGGGGATCGAGCGTGGCTTGGCTGATCCGAGCATCGCCGCGGACCATCGTGCGGCGCGCGACCTCTCGATCCGGCGGGCTGCGCTCGCGCCAGCGGTCGAGGCGTATCGGCGTTGGAGAACGCTCCGCTCCGAGGCCGCGGACCTGCGTCGAGCGATCGAAGCCGATGATGCCGAACTGGCAGCGTTGGCCAAAGAGGAACTGCCGCTCGTCGAGGCGGAGGCGGGGGAACTCGCCGTCCGCGTGAAGACGCTGCTTGTCGGGGCGGAGGATCGCCGGGTCGGGTCCGTCATGCTCGAAGTCCGCGCGGGCACGGGCGGCGACGAGGCCGGCCTCTGGGCGCGCGACCTGCTCGCCATCTACGAGAAGTACGCCCAGCGTCGGGGATGGGCCTTCGAGCAGCTCGATGTCGTTGCTGACCCGTCGGTGGGGGGGGTGCGATCCGCCGTGGTCAACATCCGCGGCGAGGGTGTGTGGTCTGAACTCTCGTTCGAGGCGGGCGTGCACTCGGTCAAGCGTGTGCCCGCGACCGAGAGCCAGGGCCGCATCCACACTTCGACCGCGACCGTCGCTGTCCTTCCCGAGCCTGAGGAGGTGGTGGTGAAGATCGACTGGGCGCGGGACGTGCAGGAGCATGTCACGACCGCGCAAGGCCCCGGCGGGCAGAACGTGAACAAGGTGGCGACCGCCGTGCATCTTGTCCACGTGCCGACGGGCGTCGAAGTTCGGATGCAGGAGTCCAAGAGCCAGCACCAAAACCGCGAGCGTGCCCGGAGACTGCTCGCGGCGCGTGTCCACGAGATCGAACGTCGGCGCGTGGAGGCAGAGCGTTCCGCCGAGCGTCGCGGGCAGATCGGGGCGGGCGAGCGTTCCGAGAAGATCCGAGTTTACCGATACCAGGACAACATTGTCGCCGACCAGCGGCTGGACGAGAAGTTCAATCTCCAGAATGTCCTCGCCGGGGACCTGACACCGCTGTTCGCCGCTCTCCTCGAGCAGCGAACGGCCGAACGGCTCGCGGCCCTCTGA
- a CDS encoding 2,3-bisphosphoglycerate-independent phosphoglycerate mutase, translating into MQSRLPRNTPLVLVIRDGWGTNPNPSHGPFNAVHLARTPVADRLMSQWPNTLIKTSGEDVGLPEGTMGNSEVGHQNIGAGRIVDQEAVRITKACRAGLETNAVIAGAVRGAKQRGRAVHLMGICSDAGVHGLLEHLDALLAICARLGHDRVFVHLFTDGRDTGPYTGAAFVARVEESLRRHGVGRIASVIGRFWAMDRDHRWERVHRAWACLTGRNAAAQGVRTARSAAEAVRAAYDGPEAPKQLGDEFVPPTMVGESPETLCGSRITADDAVIFYNYRGDRPRELVSAFVLPEDEWRAVKPSPDTGVRGFARGPRLDTDFVMMTAYSEALARHAKVAFPKPPRMVNVAGEYLASLGMPQFRCAETEKYPHVTFFFNDYRDEPFPGERREIIQSPTDVKTYDQRPEMSAFGVRDAVLRRLAAIDCEPFIVVNFANGDMVGHTGNLGAAVRACEVVDECVGAIVEAALARGGSLIVTADHGNAEQMWDPDADSPHTAHTTYDVPLIVAGESFRSRVLRGDADPAGWFDEAARAKRGRLADVVPTVLDMMGLAQPPEMTGRSLLV; encoded by the coding sequence ATGCAGAGCCGACTTCCACGCAACACCCCCCTCGTTCTCGTGATCCGCGACGGCTGGGGCACGAACCCCAACCCGTCGCACGGCCCCTTCAATGCCGTTCACCTGGCACGAACGCCTGTCGCCGACCGCCTGATGTCGCAGTGGCCCAACACGCTTATCAAGACCAGCGGCGAGGACGTCGGTCTGCCCGAAGGCACGATGGGCAACAGCGAAGTCGGGCACCAGAACATCGGCGCGGGGCGCATCGTGGACCAGGAGGCCGTGCGGATCACCAAGGCCTGCCGCGCCGGCCTGGAAACCAACGCCGTGATCGCCGGGGCGGTGCGCGGCGCGAAGCAGCGAGGGCGCGCCGTTCATCTCATGGGCATCTGCTCCGATGCCGGCGTGCACGGCCTGCTCGAACACCTCGACGCCCTGCTAGCGATCTGTGCCAGGCTCGGCCACGACCGGGTCTTCGTGCATCTCTTTACGGATGGACGCGACACGGGGCCGTACACGGGCGCGGCGTTCGTCGCGCGCGTCGAGGAGAGCCTCCGGCGGCACGGTGTCGGCAGGATCGCCTCGGTCATCGGCCGATTCTGGGCGATGGACCGCGACCACCGCTGGGAGCGCGTGCACCGGGCTTGGGCGTGTCTGACGGGCAGGAACGCCGCGGCGCAGGGAGTCCGCACCGCGCGCTCCGCCGCCGAGGCCGTCCGTGCCGCCTACGACGGTCCCGAAGCTCCCAAGCAACTCGGCGACGAGTTCGTCCCTCCGACGATGGTGGGGGAGTCGCCCGAGACTCTGTGCGGCTCTCGCATCACCGCTGACGACGCCGTGATCTTCTACAACTACCGCGGCGACCGCCCGCGCGAGCTCGTCAGTGCGTTCGTTCTCCCAGAGGACGAATGGCGCGCCGTCAAGCCCTCGCCTGACACCGGCGTTCGAGGTTTCGCTCGCGGCCCGCGCCTCGACACTGACTTCGTGATGATGACCGCCTATTCCGAGGCGCTCGCTCGGCACGCGAAGGTCGCCTTCCCCAAGCCGCCTCGCATGGTGAACGTCGCGGGCGAGTATCTGGCTTCGCTCGGCATGCCGCAGTTCCGCTGCGCGGAGACGGAGAAGTACCCGCACGTCACATTCTTCTTCAACGATTATCGCGACGAGCCGTTCCCGGGCGAACGCCGCGAGATCATCCAAAGCCCGACCGACGTGAAGACATACGACCAGCGTCCCGAGATGTCTGCCTTCGGCGTACGTGACGCCGTGTTGCGTCGCCTTGCCGCGATCGACTGCGAGCCGTTCATCGTCGTCAACTTCGCCAACGGGGACATGGTGGGTCACACGGGCAACCTCGGAGCGGCGGTAAGGGCGTGCGAGGTTGTGGACGAGTGCGTGGGCGCGATCGTCGAGGCTGCGCTGGCCCGCGGCGGCTCGCTCATCGTGACGGCCGATCACGGCAACGCTGAGCAGATGTGGGATCCGGACGCGGACTCGCCCCACACCGCGCACACGACCTACGACGTGCCGCTCATCGTGGCGGGGGAGTCGTTCCGTTCCCGCGTGCTTCGCGGCGACGCCGATCCCGCCGGCTGGTTCGATGAGGCCGCACGGGCGAAGCGTGGACGACTCGCGGACGTCGTGCCGACTGTGCTCGACATGATGGGTCTCGCGCAGCCGCCGGAGATGACCGGCCGTTCGCTCCTCGTCTGA
- a CDS encoding prepilin-type N-terminal cleavage/methylation domain-containing protein, producing the protein MLSRRCPVAAGRRGFSLVELLIVIAVVAVLLGLLLPGLARARDEARALRSAVASRSLAAAWTLYANDHRGELIPGYLPITTDARVTDEYGNEWGALIAQRWVYRLAPWFDHAMLGTTIVGEEAEFARDRARIQAMDNGHFEWAYRMSVYPSFGLNVQHVGGNYADTPQVFRATNPVRRSDQPLRPERLLVFASARGPGAGDAVVPGFHRIEPPPLGAIYSSAAKPQTFGHLDARYNNRVVAALFDGHAERIEPRELTDRRRWSDTAARKDDPDWEP; encoded by the coding sequence CTGCTGAGCCGGAGGTGTCCTGTGGCGGCCGGACGGCGCGGGTTCTCCCTCGTCGAACTGCTCATCGTGATCGCCGTGGTGGCGGTGCTGCTCGGGCTGCTGCTGCCCGGCCTCGCCCGCGCGCGGGACGAGGCTCGCGCCCTCCGCTCCGCCGTCGCCTCGCGCTCGCTCGCCGCCGCGTGGACGCTCTACGCCAATGACCACCGCGGCGAACTGATCCCCGGCTATCTCCCCATCACGACCGACGCCCGCGTGACAGACGAATACGGCAACGAGTGGGGCGCACTCATCGCCCAGCGGTGGGTCTACCGGCTCGCCCCGTGGTTCGATCATGCCATGCTCGGAACGACCATCGTCGGCGAGGAGGCGGAGTTCGCACGCGACCGCGCCAGAATCCAGGCGATGGACAACGGCCACTTCGAGTGGGCGTACCGCATGAGCGTCTATCCCTCGTTCGGCCTGAACGTCCAGCACGTCGGGGGCAACTACGCCGACACGCCGCAGGTGTTTCGCGCAACGAACCCCGTTCGCCGAAGCGATCAACCTTTGCGTCCGGAGCGTCTCCTCGTGTTCGCTTCCGCGAGAGGGCCGGGTGCGGGTGACGCTGTAGTTCCCGGCTTCCACCGCATTGAGCCGCCACCACTCGGCGCAATCTATTCATCCGCCGCGAAGCCGCAGACGTTCGGGCATCTCGACGCACGCTACAACAATCGCGTCGTTGCCGCGCTCTTCGACGGGCACGCGGAGCGCATCGAGCCGCGCGAACTCACCGACCGCCGGCGCTGGTCCGACACGGCTGCCCGCAAGGACGACCCCGACTGGGAGCCGTGA
- a CDS encoding beta-hydroxyacyl-ACP dehydratase, translating into MRWMWIDRVVELRPRERIVSVKSVTAAEEHLYDHFPPARLADGSVRDALPIMPASLIVEGMAQSAGILVGHAEEFREKVVLAKVSRAELERDAIPGTTLRYTAELRSIGAQGASTEGTVELLDHARPDEGFVRIGRIDLMFSHLDRNMAGIAFPEHNFVFSESFRTLLKTSGIDCPF; encoded by the coding sequence ATGCGCTGGATGTGGATCGACCGCGTGGTGGAGTTGCGGCCGCGCGAGCGGATCGTCTCGGTCAAGAGCGTGACGGCGGCCGAAGAGCACCTCTACGACCACTTCCCCCCCGCACGGCTGGCGGACGGATCGGTGCGGGATGCGCTCCCGATCATGCCGGCATCGTTGATCGTAGAGGGGATGGCGCAGTCGGCCGGCATCCTGGTCGGGCACGCCGAGGAGTTCCGCGAGAAGGTCGTGCTCGCGAAGGTCTCGCGGGCGGAACTGGAACGCGACGCGATCCCCGGCACAACGCTCCGCTACACCGCGGAGTTGCGGAGCATCGGCGCCCAGGGGGCCAGCACCGAGGGGACGGTCGAACTGCTCGACCACGCCCGGCCGGACGAAGGGTTCGTGCGGATCGGCCGCATTGACCTGATGTTCAGCCACCTGGACCGGAACATGGCCGGCATCGCGTTCCCCGAGCACAACTTCGTGTTCAGCGAATCGTTCCGCACGCTGCTGAAGACGAGCGGGATCGACTGCCCGTTCTGA
- a CDS encoding type I 3-dehydroquinate dehydratase, translating to MSTLLCVPILVHDSEAALADAALARDHGADAVEYRVDACFSGTGDEAETRAILRLAAESPVPCIITCRPTWEGGHYDGPEDARVALFERLGTGGAPPAYLDTELTAYTRSANLRQKVNLAVDHPKQARPVSTRLILSMHDFDGRPADLARRLAAMRAEPAAAVHKVAFRARSLRDNLELFDLLAERDRPTIALGMGEFGLMSRVLAPKFGGFLTFASLHPQGATAPGQPTIREMLDLYRFRSISPTTRVYGIVGWPVGHSLSPLMHNAGFEAVGHDGVYLPLPIAAAENGADGSYESFKATMLELLHHPGLDLRGASVTIPHKENLARLAMEQRWPADADTAACGAANTLVVERSAGGAIASVRVANTDAPAAVACIQDSLGEIASRRIVVLGAGGVARAIAFALAARGAEVVIYNRSRERADRLAQAILDAGARASADDWAALSHARAHAFVNCTPVGMKGGPEPDGSPLPVHELAARRTDPCGPETVVMETVYNPVRTQLLNDVREVGWRAIDGVEMFVLQAAAQFTAWTGHPAPRALFGRLVRESLER from the coding sequence GTGTCCACGCTCCTGTGCGTCCCCATCCTCGTTCACGACTCCGAAGCGGCGCTCGCTGATGCCGCGCTCGCACGCGACCACGGCGCGGACGCCGTCGAGTACCGGGTTGACGCCTGCTTCTCCGGCACGGGTGATGAGGCGGAGACCCGTGCCATCCTCCGTCTCGCGGCGGAATCCCCTGTGCCCTGCATCATCACCTGCAGGCCGACCTGGGAAGGTGGCCACTACGACGGTCCCGAGGACGCCCGCGTCGCGCTCTTCGAGCGGCTCGGCACGGGCGGCGCACCGCCCGCGTACCTCGACACCGAACTCACCGCCTACACGCGATCGGCGAATCTTCGCCAGAAGGTGAACCTTGCGGTTGATCACCCAAAGCAGGCTCGTCCAGTGTCCACACGCCTCATCCTCTCGATGCACGACTTCGACGGTCGGCCTGCGGACCTCGCCCGCAGGCTCGCGGCGATGCGGGCCGAGCCGGCCGCGGCCGTCCACAAGGTCGCCTTCCGTGCCCGTTCGTTGCGGGACAACCTCGAACTCTTTGACCTGCTCGCCGAGCGAGATCGCCCGACGATCGCCCTGGGCATGGGCGAGTTCGGCCTAATGAGCCGCGTCCTCGCCCCGAAGTTCGGCGGCTTCCTCACCTTTGCCAGCCTGCACCCACAGGGGGCGACCGCACCAGGTCAGCCCACCATCCGCGAGATGCTCGACCTGTACCGCTTTCGCTCGATCTCGCCCACAACTCGCGTCTACGGCATCGTGGGCTGGCCCGTCGGCCACTCGCTCTCGCCGCTCATGCACAACGCGGGCTTCGAGGCGGTCGGCCACGACGGCGTCTACCTGCCCCTGCCCATCGCTGCCGCCGAGAACGGTGCGGACGGCTCCTACGAGTCCTTCAAGGCCACGATGCTCGAACTGCTCCACCATCCCGGGCTCGACCTGCGAGGCGCGAGCGTGACCATCCCGCACAAGGAAAACCTCGCCCGTCTCGCGATGGAGCAGCGGTGGCCTGCCGATGCCGACACCGCGGCGTGCGGGGCGGCCAACACGCTCGTCGTCGAGCGATCGGCAGGTGGAGCGATCGCCAGTGTCCGCGTTGCGAACACCGACGCGCCGGCAGCGGTTGCCTGCATACAGGATTCACTCGGTGAGATTGCGAGCAGGCGCATCGTCGTCCTCGGGGCGGGAGGCGTCGCGCGGGCCATCGCCTTTGCGCTCGCCGCTCGTGGCGCGGAAGTCGTCATCTACAACCGCTCACGTGAGCGCGCCGATCGATTGGCTCAGGCGATTCTTGACGCCGGCGCGCGTGCCTCCGCCGACGATTGGGCCGCGCTGTCGCACGCCCGCGCGCACGCCTTCGTGAACTGCACGCCAGTCGGCATGAAAGGCGGACCGGAGCCGGACGGTTCGCCGCTGCCCGTGCACGAACTTGCCGCCCGCCGCACCGACCCGTGCGGTCCAGAGACGGTCGTGATGGAAACCGTCTACAACCCTGTGCGAACACAACTCTTGAACGACGTTCGCGAGGTCGGCTGGCGAGCGATCGACGGCGTGGAGATGTTCGTCCTCCAAGCAGCGGCCCAGTTCACGGCGTGGACGGGTCATCCCGCTCCACGGGCGCTCTTCGGCCGTCTCGTCCGCGAGTCGCTCGAACGCTGA
- a CDS encoding class I SAM-dependent methyltransferase produces MSTVAMLSRHDLYELCVQSPRHAVPLLRVVHGGEPRVLGEDFAGTAALSHLWVEWVEGGRAIAVDLDPETLRVRPDDPRVLKLVGDVRTATRPAEHDADVIFVGNFSIGELHTRDELLEYLQHARSRLRPGGVFVCDTYGGETAFLVGSVERDHWTEDGRRVRYTWEQREADPLTGMVVNALHFRVDRGGEVEQTMHDAFIYRWRLWSVPELRDAMREAGFASTEVHDHVPDAVDDDGNVYATPIRSGDEVDASFIVLVVGRT; encoded by the coding sequence ATGTCCACTGTCGCCATGCTCTCCCGCCACGACCTCTACGAACTCTGCGTCCAGTCGCCGCGCCACGCGGTGCCGCTGCTGCGCGTGGTGCATGGGGGCGAGCCGCGGGTGCTGGGCGAGGACTTCGCCGGCACGGCCGCGCTCTCGCACCTGTGGGTCGAGTGGGTCGAGGGCGGGCGCGCGATCGCCGTGGACCTCGACCCTGAGACGCTGCGCGTGCGGCCGGACGATCCGCGGGTGCTGAAACTCGTCGGCGACGTGCGCACGGCGACTCGCCCGGCCGAGCACGACGCCGACGTCATCTTCGTCGGCAACTTCTCGATCGGAGAACTGCACACGCGCGACGAACTGCTGGAGTACCTGCAGCACGCCCGCTCACGCCTGCGGCCCGGCGGAGTATTCGTCTGCGACACCTACGGCGGTGAGACGGCCTTCCTCGTCGGCAGCGTGGAACGCGACCACTGGACCGAGGACGGCCGGCGCGTACGCTACACCTGGGAGCAGCGCGAGGCCGACCCCCTGACCGGGATGGTCGTCAACGCCCTGCACTTCCGCGTGGACCGGGGCGGCGAGGTCGAGCAGACCATGCACGACGCCTTCATCTACCGGTGGCGGCTGTGGAGCGTCCCCGAACTTCGCGACGCGATGCGCGAGGCGGGCTTTGCGAGCACCGAGGTCCACGACCACGTCCCCGACGCCGTGGACGACGACGGCAACGTCTACGCGACGCCCATCCGGAGCGGCGACGAGGTGGACGCGAGTTTCATCGTGCTGGTCGTGGGACGAACGTAA